A region of Lagenorhynchus albirostris chromosome 20, mLagAlb1.1, whole genome shotgun sequence DNA encodes the following proteins:
- the RUNDC3A gene encoding RUN domain-containing protein 3A isoform X3, whose translation MEASFVQTTMALGLSSKKASSRNVSVERRNLITVCRFSVKTLLEKYTAEPIDDSSEEFVNFAAILEQILSHRFKGPVSWFSSDGQRGFWDYIRLACSKVPNNCVSSIENMENISTARAKGRAWIRVALMEKRMSEYITTALRDTRTTRRFYDSGAIMLREEATVLTGMLIGLSAIDFSFCLKGEVLDGKTPVVIDYTPYLKFTQSYDYLTDEEERHSAESSTSEDNSPEHPYLPLVTDEDSWYSKWHKMEQKFRIVYAQKGYLEELVRLRESQLKDLEAENRRLQLQLEEAAAQNQREKRELEGVILELQEQLTSIKPPSPSLPPGDPAPFPPPRPNMLDIRPPTNRLPTSPSTTRHKLEWPLNSTPGTPRLQTGLIPGDHAPLAQGSKDVTTRLVNQWPSLGTLNGAEGANNPKLYRREGPHALHAGPLRLPGFHPQLQVPGELQIQRVPGERQSRGQPGTEPQLRSGVGGAGPPAAFPHSPPIQATLQGMLPTQPGVSRETPFASSPVQLLARGGGSCQGRQLGPRGRGTGATGSPQEAYSSGDPAAWLAPYRTLLRSSPRPPQELVAQPGTAASLASPVCPCVCPRVTPSSAPRLGGAGGSYEGSRQIKTRGLRAALSVGGLGQGPCSEVGRMRRR comes from the exons ATGGAAGCGAGCTTTGTCCAGACCACCATGGCTCTGGGGTTGTCCTCCAAGAAAGCGTCTTCCCGCAACGTGTCTGTGGAGCGTAGGAACTTGATCACCGTGTGCAG GTTCTCTGTGAAAACGCTGCTGGAGAAGTACACGGCAGAGCCCATCGATGACTCATCGGAGGAGTTCGTGAATTTTGCAGCCATCTTAGAGCAGATCCTCAGCCACCGCTTCAAAG GTCCGGTGAGCTGGTTCAGCTCAGACGGGCAGCGGGGCTTCTGGGACTACATCCGCCTGGCCTGCAGCAAAGTGCCCAACAACTGCGTAAGCAGCATTGAGAACATGGAGAACATCAGCACTGCCCGAGCCAAG GGCCGGGCGTGGATCCGGGTGGCACTGATGGAGAAGCGCATGTCGGAATACATCACCACAGCCCTACGGGACACCCGGACCACCAG ACGTTTCTATGACTCGGGAGCCATCATGCTGCGGGAGGAAGCCACGGTCCTCACCGGGATGCTGATCGGACTGAGCGCCATAGACTTCAG CTTCTGCCTAAAGGGCGAAGTGCTGGACGGGAAGACCCCCGTAGTCATCGATTACACGCCCTACCTAAAGTTCACCCAGAG CTACGACTACCTGACCGACGAGGAGGAGCGGCACAGCGCCGAGAGCAGCACGAGCGAGGACAACTCGCCCGAGCACCCGTACCTTCCTCTCGTCACCGACGAGGACAGCTGGTACAGCAAGTGGCACAAGATGGAACAGAAGTTTCGCATTGTCTACGCGCAGAAG GGCTACCTGGAGGAGCTGGTGCGTCTGCGCGAGTCGCAGCTGAAGGACCTGGAGGCGGAGAACCGGCGGCTGCAGCTGCAGCTGGAGGAGGCGGCGGCACAGAACCAGCGGGAGAAGCGGGAGCTGGAAGGAGTGATCCTGGAGCTGCAGGAGCAGCT CACCAGCATCAAACCCCCGAGTCCGTCACTGCCACCCGGAGATCCAGCCCCCTTCCCGCCACCGCGACCTAACATGCTCGACATAAGGCCCCCCACCAACCGGCTCCCCACTTCACCCTCAACTACCCGACATAAGCTAGAATGGCCATTGAACAGTACTCCTGGGACCCCAAGATTACA gaCAGGTCTGATCCCCGGTGACCATGCTCCCCTGGCCCAGGGTTCCAAGGACGTCACCACACGCCTGGTCAACCAATGGCCGTCACTGGGAACACTCAATGGGGCCGAGGGCGCCAACAACCCTAAGCTCTACCGGAG GGAAGGACCCCACGCCCTCCATGCTGGGCCTCTGCGGCTCCCTGGCTTCCATCCCCAGCTGCAAGTCCCTGGCGAGCTTCAAATCCAACGAGTGCCTGGTGAGCGACAGTCCCGAGGGCAGCCCGGCACTGAGCCCCAGCTGAGGAGCGGCGTGGGCGGTGCCGGTCCCCCTGCCGCCTTTCCTCACAGCCCCCCAATCCAGGCCACCCTCCAGGGAATGCTGCCCACTCAGCCAGGCGTCTCTCGGGAGACACCCTTTGCTTCTAGCCCGGTTCAGCTTCTTGCCCGTGGAGGCGGGAGCTGCCAAGGGAGGCAGCTTGGGCCAAGAGGCAGGGGCACCGGGGCCACAGGGAGCCCTCAGGAAGCTTATTCTTCTGGCGACCCTGCTGCCTGGCTAGCTCCCTACCGGACTCTCCTTCGCTCATCTCCCCGCCCTCCTCAGGAGCTGGTGGCCCAGCCTGGCACTGCCGCCTCCCTTGCCTCTCCTGTCTGTCCCTGTGTATGCCCCCGAGTCACTCCTTCCTCAGCCCCCAggctggggggggcggggggcagctaTGAGGGTAGCAGGCAAATAAAAACCAGAGGACTGCGAGCAGCCTTGTCTGTGGGGGGACTGGGACAGGGGCCCTGTTCTGAGGTTGGCAGGATGCGGCGGCGCTAG
- the RUNDC3A gene encoding RUN domain-containing protein 3A isoform X10 yields MEASFVQTTMALGLSSKKASSRNVSVERRNLITVCRFSVKTLLEKYTAEPIDDSSEEFVNFAAILEQILSHRFKGPVSWFSSDGQRGFWDYIRLACSKVPNNCVSSIENMENISTARAKGRAWIRVALMEKRMSEYITTALRDTRTTRRFYDSGAIMLREEATVLTGMLIGLSAIDFSFCLKGEVLDGKTPVVIDYTPYLKFTQSYDYLTDEEERHSAESSTSEDNSPEHPYLPLVTDEDSWYSKWHKMEQKFRIVYAQKGYLEELVRLRESQLKDLEAENRRLQLQLEEAAAQNQREKRELEGVILELQEQLTGLIPGDHAPLAQGSKDVTTRLVNQWPSLGTLNGAEGANNPKLYRRHSFMSTEPLSAEASLSSDSQRLGEGKRDEEPWGPIGKDPTPSMLGLCGSLASIPSCKSLASFKSNECLVSDSPEGSPALSPS; encoded by the exons ATGGAAGCGAGCTTTGTCCAGACCACCATGGCTCTGGGGTTGTCCTCCAAGAAAGCGTCTTCCCGCAACGTGTCTGTGGAGCGTAGGAACTTGATCACCGTGTGCAG GTTCTCTGTGAAAACGCTGCTGGAGAAGTACACGGCAGAGCCCATCGATGACTCATCGGAGGAGTTCGTGAATTTTGCAGCCATCTTAGAGCAGATCCTCAGCCACCGCTTCAAAG GTCCGGTGAGCTGGTTCAGCTCAGACGGGCAGCGGGGCTTCTGGGACTACATCCGCCTGGCCTGCAGCAAAGTGCCCAACAACTGCGTAAGCAGCATTGAGAACATGGAGAACATCAGCACTGCCCGAGCCAAG GGCCGGGCGTGGATCCGGGTGGCACTGATGGAGAAGCGCATGTCGGAATACATCACCACAGCCCTACGGGACACCCGGACCACCAG ACGTTTCTATGACTCGGGAGCCATCATGCTGCGGGAGGAAGCCACGGTCCTCACCGGGATGCTGATCGGACTGAGCGCCATAGACTTCAG CTTCTGCCTAAAGGGCGAAGTGCTGGACGGGAAGACCCCCGTAGTCATCGATTACACGCCCTACCTAAAGTTCACCCAGAG CTACGACTACCTGACCGACGAGGAGGAGCGGCACAGCGCCGAGAGCAGCACGAGCGAGGACAACTCGCCCGAGCACCCGTACCTTCCTCTCGTCACCGACGAGGACAGCTGGTACAGCAAGTGGCACAAGATGGAACAGAAGTTTCGCATTGTCTACGCGCAGAAG GGCTACCTGGAGGAGCTGGTGCGTCTGCGCGAGTCGCAGCTGAAGGACCTGGAGGCGGAGAACCGGCGGCTGCAGCTGCAGCTGGAGGAGGCGGCGGCACAGAACCAGCGGGAGAAGCGGGAGCTGGAAGGAGTGATCCTGGAGCTGCAGGAGCAGCT gaCAGGTCTGATCCCCGGTGACCATGCTCCCCTGGCCCAGGGTTCCAAGGACGTCACCACACGCCTGGTCAACCAATGGCCGTCACTGGGAACACTCAATGGGGCCGAGGGCGCCAACAACCCTAAGCTCTACCGGAG ACACAGTTTCATGAGCACGGAGCCGCTGTCGGCTGAAGCCAGTCTGAGCTCGGACTCGCAGCGCCTGGGAGAGGGCAAGCGGGACGAGGAGCCCTGGGGCCCCATTG GGAAGGACCCCACGCCCTCCATGCTGGGCCTCTGCGGCTCCCTGGCTTCCATCCCCAGCTGCAAGTCCCTGGCGAGCTTCAAATCCAACGAGTGCCTGGTGAGCGACAGTCCCGAGGGCAGCCCGGCACTGAGCCCCAGCTGA
- the RUNDC3A gene encoding RUN domain-containing protein 3A isoform X11 produces the protein MEASFVQTTMALGLSSKKASSRNVSVERRNLITVCRFSVKTLLEKYTAEPIDDSSEEFVNFAAILEQILSHRFKACAPAGPVSWFSSDGQRGFWDYIRLACSKVPNNCVSSIENMENISTARAKGRAWIRVALMEKRMSEYITTALRDTRTTRRFYDSGAIMLREEATVLTGMLIGLSAIDFSFCLKGEVLDGKTPVVIDYTPYLKFTQSYDYLTDEEERHSAESSTSEDNSPEHPYLPLVTDEDSWYSKWHKMEQKFRIVYAQKGYLEELVRLRESQLKDLEAENRRLQLQLEEAAAQNQREKRELEGVILELQEQLTGLIPGDHAPLAQGSKDVTTRLVNQWPSLGTLNGAEGANNPKLYRRHSFMSTEPLSAEASLSSDSQRLGEGKRDEEPWGPIGSSEPN, from the exons ATGGAAGCGAGCTTTGTCCAGACCACCATGGCTCTGGGGTTGTCCTCCAAGAAAGCGTCTTCCCGCAACGTGTCTGTGGAGCGTAGGAACTTGATCACCGTGTGCAG GTTCTCTGTGAAAACGCTGCTGGAGAAGTACACGGCAGAGCCCATCGATGACTCATCGGAGGAGTTCGTGAATTTTGCAGCCATCTTAGAGCAGATCCTCAGCCACCGCTTCAAAG CCTGTGCCCCAGCAGGTCCGGTGAGCTGGTTCAGCTCAGACGGGCAGCGGGGCTTCTGGGACTACATCCGCCTGGCCTGCAGCAAAGTGCCCAACAACTGCGTAAGCAGCATTGAGAACATGGAGAACATCAGCACTGCCCGAGCCAAG GGCCGGGCGTGGATCCGGGTGGCACTGATGGAGAAGCGCATGTCGGAATACATCACCACAGCCCTACGGGACACCCGGACCACCAG ACGTTTCTATGACTCGGGAGCCATCATGCTGCGGGAGGAAGCCACGGTCCTCACCGGGATGCTGATCGGACTGAGCGCCATAGACTTCAG CTTCTGCCTAAAGGGCGAAGTGCTGGACGGGAAGACCCCCGTAGTCATCGATTACACGCCCTACCTAAAGTTCACCCAGAG CTACGACTACCTGACCGACGAGGAGGAGCGGCACAGCGCCGAGAGCAGCACGAGCGAGGACAACTCGCCCGAGCACCCGTACCTTCCTCTCGTCACCGACGAGGACAGCTGGTACAGCAAGTGGCACAAGATGGAACAGAAGTTTCGCATTGTCTACGCGCAGAAG GGCTACCTGGAGGAGCTGGTGCGTCTGCGCGAGTCGCAGCTGAAGGACCTGGAGGCGGAGAACCGGCGGCTGCAGCTGCAGCTGGAGGAGGCGGCGGCACAGAACCAGCGGGAGAAGCGGGAGCTGGAAGGAGTGATCCTGGAGCTGCAGGAGCAGCT gaCAGGTCTGATCCCCGGTGACCATGCTCCCCTGGCCCAGGGTTCCAAGGACGTCACCACACGCCTGGTCAACCAATGGCCGTCACTGGGAACACTCAATGGGGCCGAGGGCGCCAACAACCCTAAGCTCTACCGGAG ACACAGTTTCATGAGCACGGAGCCGCTGTCGGCTGAAGCCAGTCTGAGCTCGGACTCGCAGCGCCTGGGAGAGGGCAAGCGGGACGAGGAGCCCTGGGGCCCCATTG gaagctcagagccaaaTTAG
- the RUNDC3A gene encoding RUN domain-containing protein 3A isoform X7: MEASFVQTTMALGLSSKKASSRNVSVERRNLITVCRFSVKTLLEKYTAEPIDDSSEEFVNFAAILEQILSHRFKACAPAGPVSWFSSDGQRGFWDYIRLACSKVPNNCVSSIENMENISTARAKGRAWIRVALMEKRMSEYITTALRDTRTTRRFYDSGAIMLREEATVLTGMLIGLSAIDFSFCLKGEVLDGKTPVVIDYTPYLKFTQSYDYLTDEEERHSAESSTSEDNSPEHPYLPLVTDEDSWYSKWHKMEQKFRIVYAQKGYLEELVRLRESQLKDLEAENRRLQLQLEEAAAQNQREKRELEGVILELQEQLTSIKPPSPSLPPGDPAPFPPPRPNMLDIRPPTNRLPTSPSTTRHKLEWPLNSTPGTPRLQTGLIPGDHAPLAQGSKDVTTRLVNQWPSLGTLNGAEGANNPKLYRRHSFMSTEPLSAEASLSSDSQRLGEGKRDEEPWGPIGKDPTPSMLGLCGSLASIPSCKSLASFKSNECLVSDSPEGSPALSPS, encoded by the exons ATGGAAGCGAGCTTTGTCCAGACCACCATGGCTCTGGGGTTGTCCTCCAAGAAAGCGTCTTCCCGCAACGTGTCTGTGGAGCGTAGGAACTTGATCACCGTGTGCAG GTTCTCTGTGAAAACGCTGCTGGAGAAGTACACGGCAGAGCCCATCGATGACTCATCGGAGGAGTTCGTGAATTTTGCAGCCATCTTAGAGCAGATCCTCAGCCACCGCTTCAAAG CCTGTGCCCCAGCAGGTCCGGTGAGCTGGTTCAGCTCAGACGGGCAGCGGGGCTTCTGGGACTACATCCGCCTGGCCTGCAGCAAAGTGCCCAACAACTGCGTAAGCAGCATTGAGAACATGGAGAACATCAGCACTGCCCGAGCCAAG GGCCGGGCGTGGATCCGGGTGGCACTGATGGAGAAGCGCATGTCGGAATACATCACCACAGCCCTACGGGACACCCGGACCACCAG ACGTTTCTATGACTCGGGAGCCATCATGCTGCGGGAGGAAGCCACGGTCCTCACCGGGATGCTGATCGGACTGAGCGCCATAGACTTCAG CTTCTGCCTAAAGGGCGAAGTGCTGGACGGGAAGACCCCCGTAGTCATCGATTACACGCCCTACCTAAAGTTCACCCAGAG CTACGACTACCTGACCGACGAGGAGGAGCGGCACAGCGCCGAGAGCAGCACGAGCGAGGACAACTCGCCCGAGCACCCGTACCTTCCTCTCGTCACCGACGAGGACAGCTGGTACAGCAAGTGGCACAAGATGGAACAGAAGTTTCGCATTGTCTACGCGCAGAAG GGCTACCTGGAGGAGCTGGTGCGTCTGCGCGAGTCGCAGCTGAAGGACCTGGAGGCGGAGAACCGGCGGCTGCAGCTGCAGCTGGAGGAGGCGGCGGCACAGAACCAGCGGGAGAAGCGGGAGCTGGAAGGAGTGATCCTGGAGCTGCAGGAGCAGCT CACCAGCATCAAACCCCCGAGTCCGTCACTGCCACCCGGAGATCCAGCCCCCTTCCCGCCACCGCGACCTAACATGCTCGACATAAGGCCCCCCACCAACCGGCTCCCCACTTCACCCTCAACTACCCGACATAAGCTAGAATGGCCATTGAACAGTACTCCTGGGACCCCAAGATTACA gaCAGGTCTGATCCCCGGTGACCATGCTCCCCTGGCCCAGGGTTCCAAGGACGTCACCACACGCCTGGTCAACCAATGGCCGTCACTGGGAACACTCAATGGGGCCGAGGGCGCCAACAACCCTAAGCTCTACCGGAG ACACAGTTTCATGAGCACGGAGCCGCTGTCGGCTGAAGCCAGTCTGAGCTCGGACTCGCAGCGCCTGGGAGAGGGCAAGCGGGACGAGGAGCCCTGGGGCCCCATTG GGAAGGACCCCACGCCCTCCATGCTGGGCCTCTGCGGCTCCCTGGCTTCCATCCCCAGCTGCAAGTCCCTGGCGAGCTTCAAATCCAACGAGTGCCTGGTGAGCGACAGTCCCGAGGGCAGCCCGGCACTGAGCCCCAGCTGA
- the RUNDC3A gene encoding RUN domain-containing protein 3A isoform X2: MEASFVQTTMALGLSSKKASSRNVSVERRNLITVCRFSVKTLLEKYTAEPIDDSSEEFVNFAAILEQILSHRFKAGPVSWFSSDGQRGFWDYIRLACSKVPNNCVSSIENMENISTARAKGRAWIRVALMEKRMSEYITTALRDTRTTRRFYDSGAIMLREEATVLTGMLIGLSAIDFSFCLKGEVLDGKTPVVIDYTPYLKFTQSYDYLTDEEERHSAESSTSEDNSPEHPYLPLVTDEDSWYSKWHKMEQKFRIVYAQKGYLEELVRLRESQLKDLEAENRRLQLQLEEAAAQNQREKRELEGVILELQEQLTSIKPPSPSLPPGDPAPFPPPRPNMLDIRPPTNRLPTSPSTTRHKLEWPLNSTPGTPRLQTGLIPGDHAPLAQGSKDVTTRLVNQWPSLGTLNGAEGANNPKLYRREGPHALHAGPLRLPGFHPQLQVPGELQIQRVPGERQSRGQPGTEPQLRSGVGGAGPPAAFPHSPPIQATLQGMLPTQPGVSRETPFASSPVQLLARGGGSCQGRQLGPRGRGTGATGSPQEAYSSGDPAAWLAPYRTLLRSSPRPPQELVAQPGTAASLASPVCPCVCPRVTPSSAPRLGGAGGSYEGSRQIKTRGLRAALSVGGLGQGPCSEVGRMRRR, from the exons ATGGAAGCGAGCTTTGTCCAGACCACCATGGCTCTGGGGTTGTCCTCCAAGAAAGCGTCTTCCCGCAACGTGTCTGTGGAGCGTAGGAACTTGATCACCGTGTGCAG GTTCTCTGTGAAAACGCTGCTGGAGAAGTACACGGCAGAGCCCATCGATGACTCATCGGAGGAGTTCGTGAATTTTGCAGCCATCTTAGAGCAGATCCTCAGCCACCGCTTCAAAG CAGGTCCGGTGAGCTGGTTCAGCTCAGACGGGCAGCGGGGCTTCTGGGACTACATCCGCCTGGCCTGCAGCAAAGTGCCCAACAACTGCGTAAGCAGCATTGAGAACATGGAGAACATCAGCACTGCCCGAGCCAAG GGCCGGGCGTGGATCCGGGTGGCACTGATGGAGAAGCGCATGTCGGAATACATCACCACAGCCCTACGGGACACCCGGACCACCAG ACGTTTCTATGACTCGGGAGCCATCATGCTGCGGGAGGAAGCCACGGTCCTCACCGGGATGCTGATCGGACTGAGCGCCATAGACTTCAG CTTCTGCCTAAAGGGCGAAGTGCTGGACGGGAAGACCCCCGTAGTCATCGATTACACGCCCTACCTAAAGTTCACCCAGAG CTACGACTACCTGACCGACGAGGAGGAGCGGCACAGCGCCGAGAGCAGCACGAGCGAGGACAACTCGCCCGAGCACCCGTACCTTCCTCTCGTCACCGACGAGGACAGCTGGTACAGCAAGTGGCACAAGATGGAACAGAAGTTTCGCATTGTCTACGCGCAGAAG GGCTACCTGGAGGAGCTGGTGCGTCTGCGCGAGTCGCAGCTGAAGGACCTGGAGGCGGAGAACCGGCGGCTGCAGCTGCAGCTGGAGGAGGCGGCGGCACAGAACCAGCGGGAGAAGCGGGAGCTGGAAGGAGTGATCCTGGAGCTGCAGGAGCAGCT CACCAGCATCAAACCCCCGAGTCCGTCACTGCCACCCGGAGATCCAGCCCCCTTCCCGCCACCGCGACCTAACATGCTCGACATAAGGCCCCCCACCAACCGGCTCCCCACTTCACCCTCAACTACCCGACATAAGCTAGAATGGCCATTGAACAGTACTCCTGGGACCCCAAGATTACA gaCAGGTCTGATCCCCGGTGACCATGCTCCCCTGGCCCAGGGTTCCAAGGACGTCACCACACGCCTGGTCAACCAATGGCCGTCACTGGGAACACTCAATGGGGCCGAGGGCGCCAACAACCCTAAGCTCTACCGGAG GGAAGGACCCCACGCCCTCCATGCTGGGCCTCTGCGGCTCCCTGGCTTCCATCCCCAGCTGCAAGTCCCTGGCGAGCTTCAAATCCAACGAGTGCCTGGTGAGCGACAGTCCCGAGGGCAGCCCGGCACTGAGCCCCAGCTGAGGAGCGGCGTGGGCGGTGCCGGTCCCCCTGCCGCCTTTCCTCACAGCCCCCCAATCCAGGCCACCCTCCAGGGAATGCTGCCCACTCAGCCAGGCGTCTCTCGGGAGACACCCTTTGCTTCTAGCCCGGTTCAGCTTCTTGCCCGTGGAGGCGGGAGCTGCCAAGGGAGGCAGCTTGGGCCAAGAGGCAGGGGCACCGGGGCCACAGGGAGCCCTCAGGAAGCTTATTCTTCTGGCGACCCTGCTGCCTGGCTAGCTCCCTACCGGACTCTCCTTCGCTCATCTCCCCGCCCTCCTCAGGAGCTGGTGGCCCAGCCTGGCACTGCCGCCTCCCTTGCCTCTCCTGTCTGTCCCTGTGTATGCCCCCGAGTCACTCCTTCCTCAGCCCCCAggctggggggggcggggggcagctaTGAGGGTAGCAGGCAAATAAAAACCAGAGGACTGCGAGCAGCCTTGTCTGTGGGGGGACTGGGACAGGGGCCCTGTTCTGAGGTTGGCAGGATGCGGCGGCGCTAG
- the RUNDC3A gene encoding RUN domain-containing protein 3A isoform X9, which translates to MEASFVQTTMALGLSSKKASSRNVSVERRNLITVCRFSVKTLLEKYTAEPIDDSSEEFVNFAAILEQILSHRFKACAPAGPVSWFSSDGQRGFWDYIRLACSKVPNNCVSSIENMENISTARAKGRAWIRVALMEKRMSEYITTALRDTRTTRRFYDSGAIMLREEATVLTGMLIGLSAIDFSFCLKGEVLDGKTPVVIDYTPYLKFTQSYDYLTDEEERHSAESSTSEDNSPEHPYLPLVTDEDSWYSKWHKMEQKFRIVYAQKGYLEELVRLRESQLKDLEAENRRLQLQLEEAAAQNQREKRELEGVILELQEQLTGLIPGDHAPLAQGSKDVTTRLVNQWPSLGTLNGAEGANNPKLYRRHSFMSTEPLSAEASLSSDSQRLGEGKRDEEPWGPIGKDPTPSMLGLCGSLASIPSCKSLASFKSNECLVSDSPEGSPALSPS; encoded by the exons ATGGAAGCGAGCTTTGTCCAGACCACCATGGCTCTGGGGTTGTCCTCCAAGAAAGCGTCTTCCCGCAACGTGTCTGTGGAGCGTAGGAACTTGATCACCGTGTGCAG GTTCTCTGTGAAAACGCTGCTGGAGAAGTACACGGCAGAGCCCATCGATGACTCATCGGAGGAGTTCGTGAATTTTGCAGCCATCTTAGAGCAGATCCTCAGCCACCGCTTCAAAG CCTGTGCCCCAGCAGGTCCGGTGAGCTGGTTCAGCTCAGACGGGCAGCGGGGCTTCTGGGACTACATCCGCCTGGCCTGCAGCAAAGTGCCCAACAACTGCGTAAGCAGCATTGAGAACATGGAGAACATCAGCACTGCCCGAGCCAAG GGCCGGGCGTGGATCCGGGTGGCACTGATGGAGAAGCGCATGTCGGAATACATCACCACAGCCCTACGGGACACCCGGACCACCAG ACGTTTCTATGACTCGGGAGCCATCATGCTGCGGGAGGAAGCCACGGTCCTCACCGGGATGCTGATCGGACTGAGCGCCATAGACTTCAG CTTCTGCCTAAAGGGCGAAGTGCTGGACGGGAAGACCCCCGTAGTCATCGATTACACGCCCTACCTAAAGTTCACCCAGAG CTACGACTACCTGACCGACGAGGAGGAGCGGCACAGCGCCGAGAGCAGCACGAGCGAGGACAACTCGCCCGAGCACCCGTACCTTCCTCTCGTCACCGACGAGGACAGCTGGTACAGCAAGTGGCACAAGATGGAACAGAAGTTTCGCATTGTCTACGCGCAGAAG GGCTACCTGGAGGAGCTGGTGCGTCTGCGCGAGTCGCAGCTGAAGGACCTGGAGGCGGAGAACCGGCGGCTGCAGCTGCAGCTGGAGGAGGCGGCGGCACAGAACCAGCGGGAGAAGCGGGAGCTGGAAGGAGTGATCCTGGAGCTGCAGGAGCAGCT gaCAGGTCTGATCCCCGGTGACCATGCTCCCCTGGCCCAGGGTTCCAAGGACGTCACCACACGCCTGGTCAACCAATGGCCGTCACTGGGAACACTCAATGGGGCCGAGGGCGCCAACAACCCTAAGCTCTACCGGAG ACACAGTTTCATGAGCACGGAGCCGCTGTCGGCTGAAGCCAGTCTGAGCTCGGACTCGCAGCGCCTGGGAGAGGGCAAGCGGGACGAGGAGCCCTGGGGCCCCATTG GGAAGGACCCCACGCCCTCCATGCTGGGCCTCTGCGGCTCCCTGGCTTCCATCCCCAGCTGCAAGTCCCTGGCGAGCTTCAAATCCAACGAGTGCCTGGTGAGCGACAGTCCCGAGGGCAGCCCGGCACTGAGCCCCAGCTGA
- the RUNDC3A gene encoding RUN domain-containing protein 3A isoform X8, producing the protein MEASFVQTTMALGLSSKKASSRNVSVERRNLITVCRFSVKTLLEKYTAEPIDDSSEEFVNFAAILEQILSHRFKACAPAGPVSWFSSDGQRGFWDYIRLACSKVPNNCVSSIENMENISTARAKGRAWIRVALMEKRMSEYITTALRDTRTTRRFYDSGAIMLREEATVLTGMLIGLSAIDFSFCLKGEVLDGKTPVVIDYTPYLKFTQSYDYLTDEEERHSAESSTSEDNSPEHPYLPLVTDEDSWYSKWHKMEQKFRIVYAQKGYLEELVRLRESQLKDLEAENRRLQLQLEEAAAQNQREKRELEGVILELQEQLTSIKPPSPSLPPGDPAPFPPPRPNMLDIRPPTNRLPTSPSTTRHKLEWPLNSTPGTPRLQTGLIPGDHAPLAQGSKDVTTRLVNQWPSLGTLNGAEGANNPKLYRRHSFMSTEPLSAEASLSSDSQRLGEGKRDEEPWGPIGSSEPN; encoded by the exons ATGGAAGCGAGCTTTGTCCAGACCACCATGGCTCTGGGGTTGTCCTCCAAGAAAGCGTCTTCCCGCAACGTGTCTGTGGAGCGTAGGAACTTGATCACCGTGTGCAG GTTCTCTGTGAAAACGCTGCTGGAGAAGTACACGGCAGAGCCCATCGATGACTCATCGGAGGAGTTCGTGAATTTTGCAGCCATCTTAGAGCAGATCCTCAGCCACCGCTTCAAAG CCTGTGCCCCAGCAGGTCCGGTGAGCTGGTTCAGCTCAGACGGGCAGCGGGGCTTCTGGGACTACATCCGCCTGGCCTGCAGCAAAGTGCCCAACAACTGCGTAAGCAGCATTGAGAACATGGAGAACATCAGCACTGCCCGAGCCAAG GGCCGGGCGTGGATCCGGGTGGCACTGATGGAGAAGCGCATGTCGGAATACATCACCACAGCCCTACGGGACACCCGGACCACCAG ACGTTTCTATGACTCGGGAGCCATCATGCTGCGGGAGGAAGCCACGGTCCTCACCGGGATGCTGATCGGACTGAGCGCCATAGACTTCAG CTTCTGCCTAAAGGGCGAAGTGCTGGACGGGAAGACCCCCGTAGTCATCGATTACACGCCCTACCTAAAGTTCACCCAGAG CTACGACTACCTGACCGACGAGGAGGAGCGGCACAGCGCCGAGAGCAGCACGAGCGAGGACAACTCGCCCGAGCACCCGTACCTTCCTCTCGTCACCGACGAGGACAGCTGGTACAGCAAGTGGCACAAGATGGAACAGAAGTTTCGCATTGTCTACGCGCAGAAG GGCTACCTGGAGGAGCTGGTGCGTCTGCGCGAGTCGCAGCTGAAGGACCTGGAGGCGGAGAACCGGCGGCTGCAGCTGCAGCTGGAGGAGGCGGCGGCACAGAACCAGCGGGAGAAGCGGGAGCTGGAAGGAGTGATCCTGGAGCTGCAGGAGCAGCT CACCAGCATCAAACCCCCGAGTCCGTCACTGCCACCCGGAGATCCAGCCCCCTTCCCGCCACCGCGACCTAACATGCTCGACATAAGGCCCCCCACCAACCGGCTCCCCACTTCACCCTCAACTACCCGACATAAGCTAGAATGGCCATTGAACAGTACTCCTGGGACCCCAAGATTACA gaCAGGTCTGATCCCCGGTGACCATGCTCCCCTGGCCCAGGGTTCCAAGGACGTCACCACACGCCTGGTCAACCAATGGCCGTCACTGGGAACACTCAATGGGGCCGAGGGCGCCAACAACCCTAAGCTCTACCGGAG ACACAGTTTCATGAGCACGGAGCCGCTGTCGGCTGAAGCCAGTCTGAGCTCGGACTCGCAGCGCCTGGGAGAGGGCAAGCGGGACGAGGAGCCCTGGGGCCCCATTG gaagctcagagccaaaTTAG